From Scytonema millei VB511283:
CCCGCCCCTACGATAACTGATAACTGTTCACTGGTCGCTGGTGGCAGTAGGTGTTTGCAAGCTCTCCCAACTCTTCCAAGTATTGGTATTTGTGTCAAAACAGCGCCAGCTCGACCGTTCTGCTTCTTGGTAGCAAATCAACACGCGGTGGCTATATGGGTAGCTGCTACTGATGTAAGACACTACTTGTTGTAGAGGGGCTGTTTTGCGACTGAGCCGCCTAGCAACAGCCTGGTTGGGGCATTCAATTAGCATGGCTGAGTGTCCGTCAATGTAGGTGAGAGAAAAGACAGACATGCGCAAAATTGCCCGCAACCAACTTTCCGTATGGTCAAAATACTCGTCTACAATCCTGTTAGTAAATGCTCTTTGCAACGAACGGTCGTTGGAGTTGGGTTTGAGAGAGTCTGACATAGTGACGCTTGTGAGTGGCTGGCTTGAGGTTAGATCGAAAATGTTGAGAGTGACAAGTAGGCAATTCCCTTCGGGGTAGCTTCGCTTCACGCGCAACCAAGCAGATTTTTTCTATTTGTAACAGAAAAATTTCTGTGGATGCTTTTTGTTTTGATTTTGCCAATCTCTCTTGGTAGAATGCATCCGTAGATCTTCTCATATAGCTATGTCTGCGGAAACGTCACTAGATAACACTTTGGGAGCAGATGCCGTCGATCGCGCAATTGCGGATGGGATCGATTTGGACGGCTCCCCAATTCCTCCTGTCAAGTTGGAACTTTACCATCAAGTCATGGCGCTAGAAGCAGGAAGACAGCGCAGTGGCGTGTCAAATACAATGCGATCGCGGATCGTGCGCATCGGTGCGAAGCACATTTCCCAAGCGGAACTCAACCAAATGCTACTCGATGCTGGTTTTGCACCACTTAAGGAGAAGGAAGTCGCTTTTTATTACGGGAATAAATAGAAGACAAAGGGGACAAGGAAGCAGAGGCAGCTGGGGGACGCAAGGTTGCTAAGGAAGCTGAGGGAGCAACACTGATAACTGATAACTGATAACTGATAACTGCTCCCTCAATTACCACTCATAGCCGCGCTCGACCCAATAATACCAATCTTCGATCGCTTCTAACGTGTCGTCATCAACTTCCATCGGTACGACATCATATAAAGGTACGGCAAAAGTATCTTCCGTACCCTCTTCTTGATAAACGATTTCTACATACATATCGTCTTGGCATTCTTCTTCCGATGCCATTCCGATAACTTCGACTTCTTCACCTTCGATTTCTACTTCATCTTCCGAGTCAATCGGACGCTCTTCTGAAATCCAGATGGCGTTGAAAGGAAATTTAATCTTGTTATCGAGATAGTAATACCAACCTAGTCGCCGTTCTTCTTCGTCATAAGCATCAACGACGACTTCCATTTCGATTCTTTCTTCTCTGCTTGCGTCGATTTCCAACTCGGACATGGGAAACCTCACCACAATGGGCTGAGCGTGAACATTACCAAGCACAAACATTCTAGATGCTAGCAATACTAGCTAGACAATGAGGTTAAAAATTTTAAAGCGCCAAGTGTAGAAATCATTGCAGAAAGATGAATTTAACTTTACCTTAAGTTGCGATCGCACCAACAATTTTTTGACTTATATCTAGGAAGGCGATCGAATTAAAAATATTCGCTCTAACTGAATTACAAACTTTGGCAAATTGTTGGCAACCTACCAACCCCAACTACCAGGAACACCTTTAAATGGTCCAACAATATCGCTCGTAATCCAGCCACCATAAAAGTTCCCTGGCTGAGGCTGTACTTTTTCCCCATCGACATAGCAAGCATCCATGACATGAGCATAAAAAGCTACATAATCTTTAATCGGGGCAAAACTTGGCGTGGGGTCGGGATAAAACCAGGCTACATTCTCAGCCTGTTTGTCGCCGACAACAATAGTGTAATATCCTGCTCGACCTTTCCATTCGCAAAAACTCGCATTGGGTGTTCTGACGAGGTACTCCATTTTAATATCGCTAGGAGGGATATAGTAAACCGGGGGATGGCTGGTTTCGAGTACGCGCTTGGCATGGCGAGTATTGGCAATTTCTACACCATTGAAAATAATTTGAATCTGCTTGTTAACATCCTCCAATCGAGGAGGTCTGGGGTAATCCCAGACTGATTCTTGACCGGGAGCAGGTTGGATGCGTTGAGGATGCGCCATGCTAGTTTTCTATGTGATGAATGTTACTGTAGGGGCGCACGGCTGTGCGCCCCTACTATAAATCTGCGTCCTTACTATAAATCCTTGTGAGTGAAAGATTTAGCATTCATCCCCGTGTAAGTAGCAGCGATGTGTCCGTCGCCTGTAAGCTGGTATTTATATGTAACTAATCCTTCTAAACCAACAGGACCACGGGGTGGTAATTTGTGGGTGCTGATGCCAACTTCTGCACCAAAGCCGTAACGGAAGCCATCAGCAAAGCGAGTTGAACAGTTATGATAAACTCCTGCTGCATCGACTTGGGCTAAAAATGTTTTTGCAGTTGTCGGATCTTCAGTGACGATCGCCTCTGTGTGTCGCGATCCATAAGTATTAATGTGGGCGATCGCTTCATCTAGAGAATCTACTACCTTAATTGCTAAAATCAAATCGCTGTATTCCGTCGTCCAATCTGCCTCGGTTGCTGCGGCTACATCAATAATTTTGCGAGTGCGATCGTCACCGCGCAATTCTACCTGGCGTTCTTGTAACGCACGGGCAACTAGCGGTAAAAATTCAGGGGCAATATATTGATGTACCAATAAAGTTTCTATAGCATTGCAAGCGGCGGGATAATGGGTTTTGGCATCAACAGTAATCTCTACTGCCTTGGCAATATCAGCTGCTTTATCTATGTAAGCGTGACAGATACCATCTGCATGACCTAAAACAGGAATGCGGGTATTTTCTTGTACGAAGCGCACGAAAGAGTTAGAACCCCTTGGAATAATCAGATCGACATATTCATCTAGCTGCAACAGCGCCATTGTCTCTTCTCGCGTTGTCAGCAATTGGACTACGGCTGGGTTAATTTCTGTTTGAGAAAGTCCGTGGTGGATCGCTTTGACGATCGCCTCGCAAGATCGCACGGCTTCCTTACCACCTTTGAGGATGACACCATTTCCCGATTTGATTGCTAATAAAGAGATTTGAATTGCCGCATCGGGTCTAGCTTCAAAAATGACACCTAATACTCCCAAAGGGCAAGTAACGCGCTGAAGAACTAACCCTGTATCGAGTTCGCGATGAATCTGCACCGCACCCACGGGATCGGGTAATTTACCCACATCTCGCACCCCCGCGATCGCACTTTTGAGCTTAGTTGCATCTAATTTGAGGCGGTTGTAGAGTGGTTTGGCAATTCCTTCCGCTTCAGCTGCTTTGCAATCAGCCGCATTTGCTGCCAAAATTTCCTCAGCTTGGGCTTCTAACGATTGAGCGATCGCTTCAATTGCTTTGTTTTTCGCTTCAGTAGACACAACTGCGAGTTGACGCGCGGCATCGCGAGTAGAAAGAGCGATCGCACTGAGGGAATGGGATTCGATCTGGGTGGCAGTCATGAATCGATCTCAAAGATATCCAGCCAAAGTGTAACAAATATCAGTTATCAGTTGTCAGTTATCAGTTGTCAGTTGTCAGTTGTCAGTTGTCAGTTATCAGTTGTCAGTTATCAGTTGACATTTACTACTAATATTGAGTTTGCATGGGTTGGTAATGGGTAATGGGTAATGAGTAATGACAGACAAAATTACGGTGATTCAAGGCGATATTACTCAGTTGCAAGTGGATGCGATCGTTAATGCTGCCAATAATTCACTGTTGGGTGGTGGCGGCGTAGATGGGGCAATTCATCGCGCGGCTGGCTCCCAGTTGTTAGCAGAATGTCGTCAGTTAAGGGGGTGTGCCACAGGTGCGGCTAAAATTACTCAAGGGTATAACTTACCCGCCAAGTGGGTGATTCATACTGTTGGTCCAGTGTGGGAAGGTGGCGATCGCGGTGAGGATGAACTTTTAGCAAGTTGTTATCGCAGTAGCTTGACTTTAGCAGTGCAACATGAAGTTAAAACTATTGCTTTTCCCGCTATCAGCACGGGTGTGTATCGCTTTCCTATCGATCGCGCCGCACAAATTGCTGTGAGGGAAGTTCAGGCTTTTTTGTCTACCAATGATTCGATCTCGCAAGTAATTCTTGTCTGTTTTAGTCAATTGACATGCGATCGCTTTCTTAAGGCGTTGCATCAATCAGTAACCAGTGACCAGTGACCAGTTATCAGCGATCAGTTATCAGTGACCAGTTATCAGTGACTCCTGACCAGTGACCAGTTATCAGCGAAGAGTAGTTAGTGGTAAACTTTGACTTTTGACTTTCGACTTTTGACTTCTAGACTTCTTTCTTGTCCCTTCAACTTGGAGTGAAATCATGTCAAAACTGCCCAGCAACAAAATCGACCCCGCGCCTATGACAGCTGATGTTAGCGTCGTGGATTTGATCGATAATTACTTCACGGCATATAACTCAGCAAGATTACGGGAAATCTGCCAGTTGTTGAGTCGAGAAGTGTTTCGCGAGGATGTCACTGTAGGCTTGAGCCTATCGGGAGCCATGACCCCTGCTGGATATGGAGTTTCTGCCTTAGCGCCCCTGATTCGGCATGGTTTTATCGATTGGGCGATCAGTACTGGTGCTAATCTCTATCACGATATGCACTATGGGTTAGGTTTTGAACTGTATAAAGGTAATCCGTTTGTAGACGATGTGAAGTTGCGTCAGGAAGGCACGATTCGCATTTATGACATTATGTTCGGTTATGACGTGCTGCTGGAAACGGATGCTTTCATTCGTAAGATTCTTCAAGCGGAACCTTTCCAAAAACGCATGGGAACGGCAGAATTCCACTACTTGCTGGGTAAATACATCCGTGAAGTCGAAAAGCAAATTGGAGTGAAGCATTCTTGTTTGCTGGCAACGGCTTATGAATGCGGCGTACCGATCTATACTTCTTCGCCTGGAGATAGTTCAATTGGGATGAATGTTGCGGCTTTGGCTTTGGAAGGCTCGAAATTAATTCTCGATCCGTCGCTAGATGTCAATGAGACAGCCGCGATCGCCTATTCTGCTAGAGAATCGGAAGGGAAAAGCGCAGCGTTGATTCTCGGTGGTGGTAGTCCCAAAAATTTCTTATTACAAACTCAACCCCAACTTCACGAAGTACTAGGGTTGGAAGAACGGGGACACGATTACTTTATCCAGTTTACCGATGCGCGTCCCGATACTGGCGGTTTATCTGGAGCCACCCCCAGCGAAGCTGTCAGTTGGGGAAAAATCGATCCTGAAGAACTTCCCAGTACGGTAGTTTGCTACACCGACAGCACGATCGCCCTTCCCCTCGTTACCGCATACGTTCTCAACCAGTGTCCCCAGCGTCCCCTGAAACGCCTATACGATCGCCGCGAACAGATACTAGAACAACTCCGCACCGATTACTTAGCTGCTAAAACTCAACCTACAGATAAGATTCCGGCAGCGGTGGCTGATGCTGCTACAGAACAACCGATCGCGACTTATCCCTGTGGAAGAGTAATTCCACAACATTCTTAGAGAGCAGGGAGTAGGGAGTAGGGAGTAGGGAGTAGGGAGTAGAGAAATCAGTCAAATTTAAATGTAAGGTGGGCAATGCCTACCTTACTAGAAAATCTTATCTATCATCGGATAGATGAATTCAAAAAAATATTATTATTGGAGTATTAAATAATACCTCGATCGCTAATTATTAAATCTTATTCTTGTTACGAGATTGTCACTTTTATTATTTAAGATACAAAGCGGTACGGTTGAATCGTTTTATAGATTTCTATATAAATCAGTTGCGATTAAATTTCATCCATGTTGCTACCAGTTTTAGATGAATGTGAGAACTTTCTCATTCAGGCTTCATGCAAAACTCACAAAAATTCTTGAATATTTAGGTGTTGTTACTCTATCATTAAGATAAGTAAATACTGATAAATCCACCCCTCAAAATTATTAAAAGAGTGGCTGGAAGGGTTATGGCTGGCATTTTTTTCCTGGCTTGACTAATATCGAGCGCGATCGCTAGCTACTAGCAAGGCAATATCCTGTTAACCGTTCTAAAAGCGAACGGTAACTTTGTGCTGCTTGTTAAGAGCTTCTTGGTTTTGGTCAATTTGATAGTAGTGATGAAACAAGCCTGAAACAAAATCAAAAACAAAAAACCAAATTTTTTTCGATCTCACAACTCCATTCTATACGAGTTTTTTGTTAACTGTGTTACGAAAAATGGAGAAAAACAAGCAACGAGATCGACTTCAAACAAAAAACACAAATGAAGTCAGTTGCTAATTTTAGCCAATTAGATCGGAGGAACTGTAAAAGATTTAGGCGATTTCCGATCGCTGCTAGAAAGCAAATCAATGCAATTCATAAAATGCAATTCATCAATAGAGTCATAAATGGAGGAAAGCATGAGAATTCGAGAAGGGATCAAAAACAAACGCCTTTTCACTCGCGGTGTAACCAACGATCTTCTTGCCTCAATTGTCGTCTTTCTGGTCGCTCTACCTTTGTGTATGGGGATCGCGATCGCCTCTGGAGTCCCGCCAGCAAGAGGCTTGATTACAGGCATCATCGGCGGGATGGTAGTCAATATTTTTTCGGGTTCCCCCTTACAGGTCAGCGGACCCGCCGCCGGACTAGCAGTGGTCGTTGCAGAACTGATTCAAGAATATGGGATCGAAATGTTGGGTCCGGTGTTGCTGCTAGCAGGTTTCATGCAGTGGTTGGCGGGAGCGTTCAAACTAGGGCAAATCTTTCGTGCCATGTCCCCAGCCGTAATTTATGGAATGCTAGCAGGAATCGGCGTGTTAATTTTTGCCTCTCAATTCCATGTTGCCATTGATGACAAGCCCCACACTCACGGGTTAGATAATTTGCTTGCTATTCCCGCTTCAATTCAAAAAGCAGTCTTACCCCCTGCTGGCAGCAACCATCATATTGCCGCGCTGATTGCGATCGCTACCATTGCGATAATTCTCTTGTGGGATAAGTTTAAACCTCAACGCCTGCGATTATTACCAGGAGCGCTAATTGGTGTAGTTTTAACCACGGCGATCGCCACTTCATTACGACTGCCGATCCAATATGTCAACGTCCCTGGCAATTTATTAGAAGCAGTACAATTACCGCAACCTGCCGGATTATTTCGCTTGCTGCACGCACCGCTAATTTTAGAAGCATTAGCGATCGCCTTTATTGCCAGTGCCGAAAGTTTGCTCTCAGCTGTTGCCGTAGACCGCTTGCATTCAGGCGAGAGAACGGATTTTGACAAAGAACTTTCCGCGCAGGGAATTGGTAATATGATTTGCGGTGCGCTGGGGGCGTTACCAATGACAGGGGTAATTGCGCGCAGTTCGGTCAACGTCGAAGCGGGCGGAAAAACTAAATTATCTGCCATCCTGCACGGTGTCTGGATACTAGTTTTAGTCGTTGCTGCCCCTGGCTTGCTGCGGATGATTCCCACTTCCAGCTTAGCCGCAATTCTATTGGTCACAGGTATCAAGCTGATCGAGATCGAACACATCCGCAAGCTGCAATTTTACGGGAAAGCTCCCCTCGCCATTTTCTTCGCTACCTTTATTGGCATTGTGGTTACAGATCTGCTCTCAGGCGTATTGATTGGCATCGTTTTAACAGCAATGACACTGCTGTACAAAATGTCTCGCTTAAATATCCATATGCGACGAGACGACGATCGGTCTCGAATCGATATCTACCTAGAGGGAGCAGCAACATTTATTCGGTTGCCCAAACTAGCAGCAGCTTTAGAACAGTTGCCACCTCAAAAAGAACTGCACGTTCACTTAGACAAGCTGGCTTACATCGACCACTCCAGCATGGACTTGCTCTCAATGTGGGCAAAGCAACAAGAACAGATGGGAAGTCAGGTCGTGATGCAATGGGACGGTTTAGAAGACCGCTTCCGCAGACCGTTCTTACCTGGGCGGGCGATCGCTGCTTGATGTGGTGCGTGAAATACTTCTGACCCGTGTACGGGCGGGTTTTGACCCCAGATTTCCGGTGGTGGTTGTCGGTCTACGCGCTTGCCCCTACGATAGCTGACCCGTGTACGGGAGGGTTTTGACCCCAGATTTCCGGTGGTGGTTGTCGGTCTATGCGCTAAACCCGCCCCTACGACTTCCGCCTATTACCAATGACGAATGACGAATGACCAATGACAATCATCACGCAAGATCTTGTAAACCATTGAGGATTGCTATATGAGTGAGTTTTTCATTCAGACAACTTGGTGGATACCTTTTTACGGGATGATTTTAGCAGTGATGGCGAGTGCTGGCATTCCTGGCATGGCAGGCTTTGCCGCAGAATTTTTGGTCTTTCGAGGTAGTTTTGCCGTATTTCCAGTACAAACTCTGCTGTGCATGGTTGGTAAGGGTTTGACAGCAGTTTATTTCTTAAATCTGGTCAACAGTGCCTTTTTCGGGCGACTAGCACCGCAATATACCGACCTACCCCGCGTATCTTGGCTAGAACGCATCCCTGGTGTTGTTTTGGCAATTCTCATCGTCATTCTAGGGCTTCAGCCTAACTGGATACTTAGTTATTTGTCATTTGTCATTGGTCATTTGTGAGTGATGAGTGATAAGTGGTGCGTAGTGTGGGGAGTGTGGGGGGTGTGGGAAGTGTGAGGTGTAAGAATTTTGAATGCGTGAATGCGTGAATGCGTGAATTGTTTTGCTCCCTCAGCTCCCGATCGCTCCCGATCGCTCCCTCTGCTCTCTTCTCTCCCTTGTCTCTCTTGTCTCCCTTGTCCCTTCGACTCCCGACTCCCGCATTATTACAGGAGAAACAACGATGGTAACAACATTACGTCCATCTACTCAAATCCTGAGCGATCGCGTTCAACATTTAGCAGCCGGAGCAGCTTTACTTCCTGATTCTCCTACTAATGTAATGGAGGTTGTAGGCATTTTAGAAAGTTACGGTGTGGTTTTGGATGCCTACGCTCGAAATCTGATTTATGTGGCAGAAAATGCTTTCTTGGAACCTTTTACCGTATTCAAATACTTCAACGGTGAAGTGAGTTTAAAGAAATTTCTGCGTTATATGCGGCACGATCGCCTCAATTTTGAATATGCCGAATATTGCATGAAGGCAATGTTTTGGCATGGAGGTGGTGGTTTAGATACTTATCTCGATTCGCCTGAGTTTATCGAGCGATCGCGATCGGCAATTCAAGCTAAGTTCAGAGGTAATTGGCTACTCCAAAGCTTGTACAAAATCTATCCAGATTTTTTCTTTGAACAAATCCGTCAACTCGTCTATTACAGTGCTTTGGGGCAATTTTGGCAGGTGATGAGCGAGATTTTTCTCACGCTGTCAGATCGCTACAATCGCCAAGAAATTACCTCTATTCCTCAAGTTGTCGAGCATATTCAATCTGGCTTAGTAGCAGCAGCAAACCAACCAATAACCTATAGTGTCACCCTACGAGGACAAGCCTACGATATCTTACCTGCATCGGCGGGGTTGAAGTTCCTGGCTGATACGGCTGTACCTTATGTTGAAGCAATTTTCCTACGCGGCACTCCTTTTCCTGGCACGGTTTCTTACAACGCTCAAGCGCACCAAATTCCTACCGATCCTAGTTGCTTTGAATATGGGGCATTATACGCCGATCCCTTACCAACTGGGGGTGCTGGTATTCCTCCTACGTTACTCATGCAAGACATGCGACACTTTCTGCCAGAGTATTTGCATGAATTTTATTGTCACAGTCGTAGGGGAGAGGACAATCTGCACGTGCAAATCAATCAAGGTTTTCAGAAAGCTATGTTCTGCGTCACCACCGCTGCCATCAAGGGACTTGCTCCTCATTCCTTAGATACTACCAATCCAGAACAACAACAAGCAAATCGTCTCTATTTAGAAAGCTGGATGAATCGCTTAATTAACTCTCGTTTACCACAAATGGGTAGTTGGTAGTTGGTAGTTGATGGAATATCGATTTCTTACTCCCGATTCCCGCACGGGCGGGTTTTGACCGAGATTTACTGTCTCAGTTGAAGATCTATTTGCTCAACCCACCCGTACAAATTCCCATTTTTATCGATGAGTAGAAGCTTATGAATTTGATTTTTCTGATTCCATTAGCAACTTGTTTTTTGACTGGCTATCTGTGCCAAAAATGTCCTGGTGAAATAGCATATCTTACTGCTGTCATTGCAATTGTTAGTTTGATTTTGAGTTTGATTTTAGCCCCTTGGCAGCTTCAGCTATTGATAATCCTGCTTGTTTTTAGCACGACTAGAAAGTTGTTGCGGCAAAATGAGTATAGATTGCGGTTGATGGATCGACAAAAGCAAGGCGATCGCAACATGTAAATGTACGTCAGACTCATCCGTTAGATAGAGTTCTGAGAAAAATAACTCGCACCATTGGCTAGAGGAAAGGAGCTGCTTGGCTTTTTACTATATCTACTTAAAGTTTAAGAGTCGCGATCGCCCAACTGCATTAATCTACGAAAGCCAGGAGTAAGACATGACAGCCTCAGATGAAAAGCGTAAAATTCGCTATGCAGTAGTCGGCTTGGGGTGGATTTCCCAAGTCGCAGTACTACCAGCCTTTGCCAATGCTGAAAATGCTGAATTAGTGGCTCTGGTTTCAGACGATCCAACCAAGCGAGAGGATTTGGGCAAAAAATATCAGGTACAAAAGACTTATTCTTATGCAGAGTACGATCGCTGTCTTGATGGTGAGGTTGATGCTGTCTATATTGGCTTACCCAACCACCTGCATCGAGAATACACCGTACGAGCTGCACAAGCTGGGGTACACGTACTCTGCGAAAAACCAATGGCAGTTACGGAGCAAGACTGCGAGGCGATGATTGTAGCTTGCCAAGATAATAACGTTAAACTGATGATTGCTTATCGCTTGCATTTCGAGCCTGCAAATATGCAAGCAGTAGAAATTGTGAAATCGGGAGAAATTGGCGAACCGCGATTTTTTAGTTCGGTTTTTACCCAGCAGGTAGAAGCGGCGAACGTCCGCGTCAAGAAAGCTTTGGGTGGCGGCGTTCTAGACGATATGGGCATCTACTGCATCAATGCCGCT
This genomic window contains:
- a CDS encoding small RNA NsiR4-regulated ssr1528 family protein — translated: MSAETSLDNTLGADAVDRAIADGIDLDGSPIPPVKLELYHQVMALEAGRQRSGVSNTMRSRIVRIGAKHISQAELNQMLLDAGFAPLKEKEVAFYYGNK
- a CDS encoding calcium-binding protein: MLGNVHAQPIVVRFPMSELEIDASREERIEMEVVVDAYDEEERRLGWYYYLDNKIKFPFNAIWISEERPIDSEDEVEIEGEEVEVIGMASEEECQDDMYVEIVYQEEGTEDTFAVPLYDVVPMEVDDDTLEAIEDWYYWVERGYEW
- a CDS encoding DUF427 domain-containing protein — protein: MAHPQRIQPAPGQESVWDYPRPPRLEDVNKQIQIIFNGVEIANTRHAKRVLETSHPPVYYIPPSDIKMEYLVRTPNASFCEWKGRAGYYTIVVGDKQAENVAWFYPDPTPSFAPIKDYVAFYAHVMDACYVDGEKVQPQPGNFYGGWITSDIVGPFKGVPGSWGW
- a CDS encoding glutamate-5-semialdehyde dehydrogenase; the encoded protein is MTATQIESHSLSAIALSTRDAARQLAVVSTEAKNKAIEAIAQSLEAQAEEILAANAADCKAAEAEGIAKPLYNRLKLDATKLKSAIAGVRDVGKLPDPVGAVQIHRELDTGLVLQRVTCPLGVLGVIFEARPDAAIQISLLAIKSGNGVILKGGKEAVRSCEAIVKAIHHGLSQTEINPAVVQLLTTREETMALLQLDEYVDLIIPRGSNSFVRFVQENTRIPVLGHADGICHAYIDKAADIAKAVEITVDAKTHYPAACNAIETLLVHQYIAPEFLPLVARALQERQVELRGDDRTRKIIDVAAATEADWTTEYSDLILAIKVVDSLDEAIAHINTYGSRHTEAIVTEDPTTAKTFLAQVDAAGVYHNCSTRFADGFRYGFGAEVGISTHKLPPRGPVGLEGLVTYKYQLTGDGHIAATYTGMNAKSFTHKDL
- a CDS encoding O-acetyl-ADP-ribose deacetylase translates to MTDKITVIQGDITQLQVDAIVNAANNSLLGGGGVDGAIHRAAGSQLLAECRQLRGCATGAAKITQGYNLPAKWVIHTVGPVWEGGDRGEDELLASCYRSSLTLAVQHEVKTIAFPAISTGVYRFPIDRAAQIAVREVQAFLSTNDSISQVILVCFSQLTCDRFLKALHQSVTSDQ
- a CDS encoding homospermidine biosynthesis protein, which gives rise to MSKLPSNKIDPAPMTADVSVVDLIDNYFTAYNSARLREICQLLSREVFREDVTVGLSLSGAMTPAGYGVSALAPLIRHGFIDWAISTGANLYHDMHYGLGFELYKGNPFVDDVKLRQEGTIRIYDIMFGYDVLLETDAFIRKILQAEPFQKRMGTAEFHYLLGKYIREVEKQIGVKHSCLLATAYECGVPIYTSSPGDSSIGMNVAALALEGSKLILDPSLDVNETAAIAYSARESEGKSAALILGGGSPKNFLLQTQPQLHEVLGLEERGHDYFIQFTDARPDTGGLSGATPSEAVSWGKIDPEELPSTVVCYTDSTIALPLVTAYVLNQCPQRPLKRLYDRREQILEQLRTDYLAAKTQPTDKIPAAVADAATEQPIATYPCGRVIPQHS
- a CDS encoding SulP family inorganic anion transporter; translation: MRIREGIKNKRLFTRGVTNDLLASIVVFLVALPLCMGIAIASGVPPARGLITGIIGGMVVNIFSGSPLQVSGPAAGLAVVVAELIQEYGIEMLGPVLLLAGFMQWLAGAFKLGQIFRAMSPAVIYGMLAGIGVLIFASQFHVAIDDKPHTHGLDNLLAIPASIQKAVLPPAGSNHHIAALIAIATIAIILLWDKFKPQRLRLLPGALIGVVLTTAIATSLRLPIQYVNVPGNLLEAVQLPQPAGLFRLLHAPLILEALAIAFIASAESLLSAVAVDRLHSGERTDFDKELSAQGIGNMICGALGALPMTGVIARSSVNVEAGGKTKLSAILHGVWILVLVVAAPGLLRMIPTSSLAAILLVTGIKLIEIEHIRKLQFYGKAPLAIFFATFIGIVVTDLLSGVLIGIVLTAMTLLYKMSRLNIHMRRDDDRSRIDIYLEGAATFIRLPKLAAALEQLPPQKELHVHLDKLAYIDHSSMDLLSMWAKQQEQMGSQVVMQWDGLEDRFRRPFLPGRAIAA
- a CDS encoding CO2 hydration protein, translating into MVTTLRPSTQILSDRVQHLAAGAALLPDSPTNVMEVVGILESYGVVLDAYARNLIYVAENAFLEPFTVFKYFNGEVSLKKFLRYMRHDRLNFEYAEYCMKAMFWHGGGGLDTYLDSPEFIERSRSAIQAKFRGNWLLQSLYKIYPDFFFEQIRQLVYYSALGQFWQVMSEIFLTLSDRYNRQEITSIPQVVEHIQSGLVAAANQPITYSVTLRGQAYDILPASAGLKFLADTAVPYVEAIFLRGTPFPGTVSYNAQAHQIPTDPSCFEYGALYADPLPTGGAGIPPTLLMQDMRHFLPEYLHEFYCHSRRGEDNLHVQINQGFQKAMFCVTTAAIKGLAPHSLDTTNPEQQQANRLYLESWMNRLINSRLPQMGSW
- a CDS encoding Gfo/Idh/MocA family protein is translated as MTASDEKRKIRYAVVGLGWISQVAVLPAFANAENAELVALVSDDPTKREDLGKKYQVQKTYSYAEYDRCLDGEVDAVYIGLPNHLHREYTVRAAQAGVHVLCEKPMAVTEQDCEAMIVACQDNNVKLMIAYRLHFEPANMQAVEIVKSGEIGEPRFFSSVFTQQVEAANVRVKKALGGGVLDDMGIYCINAARYLFQDEPVEVFAISASKPESRFQEVAEMHSVILRFPEDRLATFTCSFGAAPVANYQIVGTKGDLRLDPGYDFQGALTHYLTIDGKTQERTFLPTDQFAAELIYFADCILQNKDPEPSGIEGLNDIRIIRALDRAVETGSPVKLGKLEKQQHPSAAQIIERPPIQQPELIHAADPSGKS